In Heliangelus exortis chromosome 3, bHelExo1.hap1, whole genome shotgun sequence, the genomic stretch GACAAGGACACAGGAGACCCCAGATTCTGAACCCCAACAGCCATCAATCATGGCAAAATCACTACATCCCAAAAGGGATCAAACCAGAGAAAACATCTCCATGGTCCATGTCACTCAAAAGAAGTTCTTTGGAAGGGAAATGCAAATACTAAGCACTGACACTGAGACCAGGTAAGGGAATACCCAGCACATTTGAATTCTTCTACCTGCCCTGCTTTGAATAGGAGCAGCACCAAAatccccaccagcaccagctctaTAAAACTCCACTTTCCACACGTGGCACTCAGGGAACAGCAGCTGCCAACTTCTGCTAATCCCTGGAGCAACAACCTCCTTTTCTTGACCATCACCCCTTCCCATCTTGGAGGATGGAAGCTTGTTCCTCTCCAGGGAAATTTAATGTCACCACGTACAATGCCGTGGCAATGGCCATCGTCACCCTTCAGGCATTTGCTGGCATGTGGATAAATGCTTTCAttgtttctgtgctttgtgttgcttgggtgaaaaagagaagctttAACTCTAATGAGAAGATCTTGCTCTTCCTGGGATGTGTCAGGTTTTGCTATTTTTGCATCACCTGGGTGTAttcctttcttaaaatactGTATCAGTGTCGCTTCTATGTTCACCACCTAGCTCAGTTGTTTTCAGCTATTCaaaatttcttcagcttttcaaatTTGTGGGTCTCTGcctttctgtctgtgttttaCTGTATCAAAATTGCAAATTTCCAGCACACCTTCTTCATCTACCTGAAAGTGAGAATTGACAGGATTGTGCCATGGCTGATGTTGACTTCAGTCCTTGTATCTCTTGTCATCAGCATCCTCATCTATGGGATTGCAGATGAAGCACTCAATAACAATCGTAATTCCACTGCACCAGGAAACATCTGGAAATTAAATATCAAAATGGATCgacattttttccctgtttttttcatcagtggCTTTGAATATGCGGCTGCATTTATAGCAGTAATCTCTTCTGCCATTCTcctgctcttttctctctggAGACACAAACACAGGATGCAGGCAAAGTCAGGGAAGAACATCAGGGTGGATGCCCATATCAAAGCCATGAAATCAATTCTCTCCTTCTTAATAATTTACAGCATCCATTTTATATGTGCAATTATGGAACTGATTTATGCCACAAAGAAGGCAACCGCTGTAATGATagttatttcattatttaagcATGCATTTCCAAGTATTTATTCCCTTATTCTGATATTCAGCAATCCCAAACTTGAAGAGACACTGCTAAGGACCCTGTCCTGTCTGAAGTGTAAGATTTGCATGAAGTAGGAACTGTAATTAAAGCTGAACCCCAGGAAAATGTTGATATTTTATGGTAAAAACAAGTACTTCAATCACCCCAAGTGTAGGTGTGGTGCTCTGCCTTCACAATCTAAGCTCAGAAAGATTCATTAGAATTCCTTGACCTCAGCTAGGATGTGATGAAAAGAACTATTACTGTCATTCGCTTTGGCTAATGCTTTGGGTTGAATTGttgtaaaaaataaagtaatgtAGATTCAGTACATGCTGTGAAATGGGGagtggtgctggggaagggcatGGAGCAGGTGATGCTCATCACCATCATACAGCACATGCAGGACAACAAGGAGATCAGGTCCAGCCAGAACaggtttatgaaaggcaggtccttTTTTCCAAACCTAATCTCCTATGGCAAGGTGATGCACTTATTGAACTAGGGAGAGGCTGTGAATGTTTTCCACCCAAACTTTTAGAAGGCATTTGACACAGCTTCCCACAGCACTCTTTGGAAAAGAGGGttggctgctcatggcttggatgggCATAGGCTTTGCTGGGTGAAAAAACTGTCTGAACAGCCAGGGCCAAAGAGTTGTGTGAAGTGAATGAAGTGAAATCTAGCTGGCTTTCAGTCACAAGTTGTGGTGGTTTGAGACTCACTGATAACAAAGGACCATGTGGCTGCTCATCCCCTCACCCCCACTTTGAGACCAGCAGGAGGAAACCCACCTAAAACCTTGTGGATCAAGACAAGGACTAGAAAGGTTCCACTCACCAGTTATGGTCACAGGTAAAAGAGGCACAACTTGgggaaaaatcaatttaatttatcattaatcaaaacaaaagagggcagacagaaaacacaaacataGCTTAAatgttcctccccccccccttcttcccgGGCCCAAATCACTTTGTTCTCGGGatctccacctcctcccctcagcagcacggggggacaggcagtggggttTATAGCCCCAACCTCACAGCttgttttctgcctctccttcctcctcagggagaaggattcctcaccTTTTGCCTCTTAAAACCAAAGTTTTCATGATTTAAAGCACTCTGGAAGCTTGGGAAAATTATAGTGGGGCAGaaacccagccccagccccccaaaaTCTTCACATTACTACAAAATGAGTTTTGAACCCTGCCACAAGGtctcataattatttttttttccttttcctctacATGCTTCAGCTGAAATCTTTAACACAAGGACCTAATTTTCCTGCAACAACCTCCCCGTTCCATGATCCTCTTCATTAGAAAACTAtcagggttggggtttttttcctgtctgtggaGGATCCCAATGACCTCCTGCTTCCAGCATCTTGGTTGAGTTTTGGCAGCTCCTGGACTCTGGGATGAAAGAGGACAGGGAGTCCCCTGGCTGTACTTTGCTGAGCACACCTCTGTGACTCTTGTGGGGGGTGAAGGGGCAGGAAAACTCAGATCCTGAACCCCAACAGCCATCAATCATGGCACAATCACTACATCCCAACAGGGATCATCCCACAAAAACATCTGCATGGTCCATGTCACTCAACACAGCTCTTTGGAAGGGAAATGCAAATCCTGAGGACTGACATTGAGACCAGGTAAGGGAATACCCAGCACATTTGCATTCTTCCACCTGCCCTGCTTTGAATAGGAGCAGCACCAAAatccccaccagcaccagctctaTAAAGCTCTCCAAAGaataaagaaacagaacaagaggaaaagatctccagctgtggcaggggaggtttagattggagacTGAGGAAAAACATCCTTAGTGAAAAGGCAGTCAGGTAGCGGAACAGAATTcccaaggaagtggtggaatcaccatccccaGAGGTGCAAAAAAATTGTGTAGATGTGCTGCTTATGGGGATGGTTTAGTGATGTACTCAGTAGTGCTGTGGTAACATTGACCTTTATGGTCTTAGAGGTTGCTTTTCAACTAAAaaatttctatgattctgtgctcCCATGTCCCAGTGAAAGCATATCTTAAACAAACTCCTCTGGACATATTTTCCCAGCTGAAAGGTATTGAAAGGACAGGCATCACCACACCTCCCTCCTGTAGCTCAGTGTAGATGATTCCTTTACACCACAATCCCAATCACTTTCACAAAAGCACCATGGAAAAACCTTCTCACTCCATACATCACATGCAACATCAGGCCTCAGAAGGTCACATACCACAGGctcattagggaaaaaaaccaccttgaTCCAAGTCTTCCAGTTTTTAAACACACCATCTGAGATGTTTCTTTTAGACCCCTCTATTTCCAGGGTGCCACATTCCCCACACAGAGCTGAGTCCAAACCCCATCCAGGGTATGGTCCTGCTActgtaacattttcatttagaGTCATCttacacacacacccccagcaCAGAGGCTCCATCTGAAGCCTTTTTATAAAAGAAGTAACTTACATACTCCTGACATATATCtggaaagaagagcaaaaacacctaaaaaaaaataaaatactaaccCCATGTTTTTTGTTCTGTCAGCAAACCTGGAGGAAACCCACAGCAGAGCACAAAGCAGCTCTCAGGCAATGCCAGGAAACCAAACTCTCCCACAGCAACACCCTGAAACCCTGGGGCAGAGAGGAAGGTATTTAAGCTTCTTATCATGAGCATCAGTCTTGTGAAACCAATTAACTCACTCAAGACAAATGCAGCTCAAcaaggaaggagctgagctggtgccACTGCTCAGGTGTCTCCAGGAGTGCCCTGCAGAAAGGGCACAGGGGGCAGGGATGCAGGTCTAGGCCAGGGGCTGCTGAGCTTTCAGCAGGACTATGGTTTCAAAGTCAAGATTAATACCTGGGCTTCCTACCAAACTATCCTTCTGGAAATTTCATAGCCTCTCCATCTTCCCTTCCCAACATTAACCTTTATTGGATCTCTCTGTCCTCTGCCCCATGCCTTGCTCACCCCTTCCACCTTATCTGACTGCTACCAGGATAAggtcttctctctcctctccagcacTAGCTGGGGTTCATCTCACACATAATGATGCTTTGAGCTGAATTATTGTCAAAACCAAAGTAATTTAGACCTGGTGCGCAGGCCGGCTAAGAAAAGGGGCAG encodes the following:
- the LOC139795294 gene encoding taste receptor type 2 member 9-like, coding for MEACSSPGKFNVTTYNAVAMAIVTLQAFAGMWINAFIVSVLCVAWVKKRSFNSNEKILLFLGCVRFCYFCITWVYSFLKILYQCRFYVHHLAQLFSAIQNFFSFSNLWVSAFLSVFYCIKIANFQHTFFIYLKVRIDRIVPWLMLTSVLVSLVISILIYGIADEALNNNRNSTAPGNIWKLNIKMDRHFFPVFFISGFEYAAAFIAVISSAILLLFSLWRHKHRMQAKSGKNIRVDAHIKAMKSILSFLIIYSIHFICAIMELIYATKKATAVMIVISLFKHAFPSIYSLILIFSNPKLEETLLRTLSCLKCKICMK